A single genomic interval of Blastopirellula marina harbors:
- a CDS encoding YcjF family protein: MQNESNAPKESDSDLPPTNPTPENTSEEAALAKAESSTASNLSDDRRYLDALQSVRHTLDRFRGCSEQEKELLRQDLSQLQTMETKLTSGRVEIVVFGEISTGKSALINALVGEAVTEVDIQGGWTKEIWHVAWNGAGYRIPGLANSEVVLIDTPGINEVGGADRGEMAQDTARQADVILFVIDSDLNETEYSALVALASVNKPIIVVLNKVDLYSKKERERLDEILAQRLEGIVPLESIVETAAQPKEVEYIIQQADGTERSEWRNPPPKIEDLKLRLLEVLEEDGLGLLALNAAMYAADKSDRVAALKVKIRDRRANQTVWSFAVAKAVAVGANPAAFFDVLGGSAVDLAMLRALAHIYGIDMTWSNVEKLATSILQAAGWTITAELGTHALSSFVKAATLGWGTVLTALPQGAAAGYGSYIVGKAAKYYFEHGASWGDEGPKTVVKRILAETDKKSVLQDLKQEIQKKLHLNRHSDDK, encoded by the coding sequence ATGCAGAACGAAAGTAACGCCCCAAAGGAGAGCGATTCCGATCTGCCGCCGACCAATCCCACGCCGGAAAACACGAGCGAGGAAGCGGCCTTGGCTAAGGCAGAATCGAGTACGGCGTCCAATCTCTCTGACGACCGCCGCTATCTTGATGCGCTGCAATCGGTCCGCCACACTCTTGATCGCTTCCGCGGTTGCAGCGAGCAGGAAAAGGAACTGCTACGTCAGGACCTGAGCCAGCTGCAAACCATGGAGACGAAGCTAACCTCAGGCCGGGTCGAGATTGTTGTCTTCGGCGAAATCAGCACCGGGAAGTCAGCGTTGATCAATGCGTTGGTCGGTGAAGCCGTGACCGAAGTCGATATCCAAGGAGGCTGGACGAAAGAAATCTGGCACGTTGCCTGGAATGGCGCCGGTTACCGAATCCCAGGATTGGCCAATAGCGAAGTCGTGCTGATCGATACGCCAGGCATCAACGAGGTAGGTGGTGCTGATCGAGGTGAGATGGCCCAAGATACCGCTCGCCAGGCGGACGTCATCCTGTTCGTCATCGATTCCGACTTAAACGAAACCGAGTATTCGGCGTTAGTAGCGTTGGCTTCAGTCAACAAACCGATCATCGTGGTGTTAAACAAGGTCGACCTCTACTCCAAGAAAGAGCGTGAACGTCTCGACGAGATCCTGGCACAGCGTTTGGAAGGCATCGTTCCGCTCGAAAGTATTGTCGAAACCGCCGCTCAACCGAAGGAAGTTGAGTACATCATCCAACAAGCGGACGGCACCGAACGAAGCGAATGGCGAAATCCACCTCCCAAGATTGAAGACTTGAAACTGCGGCTCTTGGAAGTGTTGGAAGAGGACGGTTTAGGCTTACTGGCACTTAACGCAGCGATGTACGCAGCTGACAAGTCGGATCGTGTTGCCGCGTTAAAAGTGAAGATCCGCGATCGACGTGCGAATCAAACGGTTTGGAGCTTCGCGGTTGCTAAAGCAGTGGCCGTCGGTGCGAATCCGGCCGCGTTCTTCGATGTCCTGGGTGGAAGTGCCGTCGATCTCGCGATGCTGCGAGCGTTGGCGCACATCTACGGCATCGATATGACTTGGTCCAACGTCGAAAAGTTGGCAACCAGCATCCTTCAAGCCGCCGGCTGGACCATTACCGCGGAACTCGGTACACATGCCCTCAGTTCGTTCGTCAAAGCAGCGACCCTCGGCTGGGGAACCGTGCTGACGGCACTTCCCCAAGGTGCCGCGGCTGGCTACGGTTCCTACATTGTTGGCAAGGCAGCGAAGTACTACTTCGAGCATGGCGCAAGCTGGGGCGACGAAGGTCCAAAGACGGTGGTGAAACGGATTCTGGCGGAAACCGACAAGAAATCAGTGCTTCAAGATCTCAAGCAAGAGATCCAGAAGAAGCTACACCTTAATCGTCACTCGGACGACAAATAG
- a CDS encoding DUF1801 domain-containing protein yields MAENKTKPTGVSPTKFINELEDPQQRKDCKQLVKMMKSATGEKAVMWGPSIVGFGAYHYKYASGHEGDMMIVGFAPRKSQLSLYLSCDIQQSADLLAKLGKHKTGKGCLYIKKLEDVDQDVLTALIQRGIDEVEQKHPQT; encoded by the coding sequence ATGGCGGAAAATAAGACGAAGCCAACCGGTGTTAGTCCCACCAAGTTCATCAACGAACTGGAAGATCCTCAACAGCGAAAAGACTGTAAACAACTCGTGAAGATGATGAAGTCCGCTACCGGCGAGAAAGCGGTAATGTGGGGGCCAAGCATCGTCGGGTTCGGCGCGTATCACTACAAGTACGCATCGGGTCACGAGGGAGACATGATGATCGTGGGGTTCGCCCCACGTAAGAGCCAGTTGAGTCTCTACCTCAGCTGCGACATTCAGCAAAGTGCCGATTTGTTGGCCAAGCTAGGCAAACACAAGACTGGCAAAGGTTGTCTCTACATCAAAAAGCTCGAGGACGTCGATCAAGACGTCCTTACAGCACTGATCCAACGTGGTATCGACGAAGTCGAGCAAAAGCATCCCCAAACGTAA
- a CDS encoding fructose bisphosphate aldolase codes for MNEAQLKKMKSHPGFVAALDQSGGSTPHALELYGVAGDAWSNEEEMFDLVHQMRSRVITSPGFTGERILGAILFEGTMDRAIEGQPTADYLWEVKNVVPFLKVDKGLAAEDDGVQIMKPMPQLAELLERANAKHIFGTKMRSVIKQASPSGITKIVDQQFEVAEQIIAAGLVPIIEPEVDIHCPEKAKAEDLLKAAISAKLDALDDGKLVMLKLTLPEKADLYADFVNHPAIVRVVALSGGYSQQEADGKLRANHGVVASFSRALLEGLSAKQTDEEFNSMLDTSIQKIYDASIT; via the coding sequence ATGAACGAAGCACAATTGAAAAAGATGAAGTCCCATCCAGGGTTTGTCGCTGCTTTGGATCAAAGCGGTGGCAGTACGCCACATGCCCTGGAGTTGTACGGCGTGGCTGGCGACGCTTGGTCGAACGAAGAAGAGATGTTCGACCTGGTGCATCAAATGCGTAGCCGCGTGATCACCAGTCCTGGGTTCACTGGAGAACGGATCCTCGGCGCGATCTTGTTTGAAGGAACGATGGATCGTGCGATCGAAGGTCAGCCAACCGCGGACTACCTGTGGGAAGTCAAGAACGTGGTTCCTTTCCTGAAAGTCGATAAGGGACTTGCGGCGGAAGACGATGGCGTTCAAATCATGAAGCCAATGCCTCAACTGGCCGAGCTACTAGAGCGAGCCAATGCGAAGCATATCTTCGGCACGAAAATGCGTTCGGTAATCAAGCAGGCTAGTCCTAGCGGAATTACCAAGATCGTTGATCAGCAGTTTGAGGTCGCTGAGCAAATCATCGCAGCTGGCTTGGTGCCGATTATCGAACCGGAAGTTGATATCCATTGCCCCGAGAAAGCGAAAGCAGAAGACCTGCTCAAAGCAGCAATTTCCGCCAAGCTGGACGCCCTGGACGATGGCAAGTTGGTCATGCTGAAGCTGACCCTGCCTGAAAAGGCAGACCTTTACGCGGACTTCGTGAACCATCCGGCAATCGTTCGCGTGGTGGCCCTGTCGGGCGGTTATTCCCAACAGGAAGCAGACGGCAAACTACGGGCAAATCATGGCGTGGTGGCCAGTTTCTCGCGTGCTTTGCTGGAAGGACTTTCGGCGAAGCAAACCGACGAAGAGTTCAACTCGATGCTCGATACTTCGATCCAAAAGATCTATGACGCGTCGATCACGTAG
- the pgi gene encoding glucose-6-phosphate isomerase translates to MTAQIQSLSDRQAWKKLTAHFEEIRDLHMRQMFADDPKRGEQMSTEAVGLFLDYSKNRVTKETLKLLVDLAKESGLRERIDAMFSGEKINLTEDRAVLHVALRAPRGSTITVDGENVVPGVHEVLDRMTAFANRVRSGEWKGHSGKRIKNIVNIGIGGSDLGPVMAYEALKHYCQRDLTFRFVSNVDGTDFAEAVIDLDPEETLFIVASKTFTTLETMTNANTARDWSLAAFGGEASSVAKHFVAVSTNAEKVTEFGIDTANMFGFWDWVGGRYSMDSSIGLSTMLAIGPEGFLEMLSGFHEMDEHFRTAPFEENLPVLMGLLSIWYNDFFGAETVAVLPYDQYLKRFPAYLQQLSMESNGKYITVDGKRVDYNTGPILFGEPGTNGQHSFYQLIHQGTRLIPCDFIAFGKSLNPLGRHHDMLQANVFAQAEALAFGKTAEEVKAEGTADWLVPHRVFEGNRPSNVLLAESLTPALLGKLVALYEHSVFTQGIIWNIDSFDQWGVELGKKLAQRIIPELESSEQPELEHDSSTNNLIRIYRKMKGMP, encoded by the coding sequence GTGACCGCTCAGATTCAATCCCTTTCTGATCGTCAAGCATGGAAAAAGCTGACTGCTCACTTTGAAGAAATCCGTGATCTGCACATGCGGCAGATGTTTGCCGACGATCCAAAGCGTGGCGAGCAAATGTCGACCGAGGCGGTAGGCCTATTTCTCGACTACTCAAAGAATCGCGTCACGAAAGAAACCCTCAAGCTGCTGGTCGACTTGGCCAAGGAGTCAGGCCTCCGCGAACGTATCGATGCGATGTTCAGCGGTGAGAAAATCAATCTGACCGAAGACCGTGCCGTACTGCACGTCGCATTGCGGGCCCCACGTGGATCGACCATCACTGTCGATGGCGAAAACGTTGTTCCTGGCGTACATGAAGTTCTCGACCGGATGACCGCGTTTGCTAATCGTGTTCGCTCTGGGGAATGGAAGGGGCATTCCGGCAAGCGAATCAAGAACATCGTTAACATCGGCATCGGCGGTTCCGACCTTGGCCCCGTGATGGCCTATGAAGCGCTGAAGCATTATTGCCAGCGTGATCTCACCTTCCGCTTTGTCTCGAATGTCGATGGTACCGACTTCGCGGAAGCGGTGATTGATCTCGATCCGGAAGAGACTCTTTTCATCGTGGCCTCCAAGACGTTTACCACCTTGGAAACGATGACCAATGCCAACACGGCCCGTGACTGGTCGCTGGCGGCGTTTGGTGGCGAAGCAAGCTCGGTTGCCAAGCACTTTGTCGCGGTTTCGACCAACGCCGAGAAGGTTACCGAATTTGGTATCGATACGGCCAATATGTTTGGTTTCTGGGATTGGGTTGGTGGTCGTTATTCGATGGACTCGTCGATCGGTCTTTCGACGATGCTGGCCATTGGTCCGGAAGGCTTCCTGGAAATGTTGAGTGGTTTCCACGAAATGGACGAGCATTTCCGCACCGCTCCCTTCGAGGAAAACTTGCCGGTTTTGATGGGGCTGCTGTCGATCTGGTACAACGATTTCTTCGGCGCGGAAACGGTCGCCGTGTTGCCGTACGATCAATACTTAAAACGTTTCCCTGCCTACTTGCAGCAGCTATCGATGGAGAGCAACGGCAAGTACATCACCGTCGATGGCAAACGCGTCGACTACAACACCGGACCGATCTTGTTCGGCGAGCCGGGCACGAACGGCCAGCACTCGTTCTATCAGCTGATTCACCAGGGAACGCGACTGATTCCTTGCGACTTCATCGCGTTCGGCAAGTCGCTAAACCCACTGGGGCGTCATCATGACATGCTCCAGGCCAACGTTTTCGCCCAAGCGGAAGCACTGGCGTTCGGCAAGACAGCCGAAGAAGTCAAAGCCGAAGGAACCGCCGATTGGCTGGTGCCTCACCGTGTGTTTGAAGGGAATCGACCTTCCAACGTGCTGCTCGCAGAAAGCCTGACGCCGGCTCTCTTGGGTAAACTAGTTGCGTTGTATGAACACAGCGTCTTCACGCAAGGGATCATTTGGAACATTGATTCGTTCGATCAATGGGGGGTCGAACTCGGTAAGAAACTGGCCCAGCGTATTATTCCCGAACTAGAGTCTTCGGAGCAGCCGGAACTGGAACACGATAGTTCCACCAACAACCTGATCCGAATCTATCGCAAGATGAAAGGGATGCCATGA
- a CDS encoding sugar phosphate isomerase/epimerase family protein, with the protein MMQLGFVTAIIPEADLEQVFATAAAYDYDCVEVACWPAKGPGQSYGGTAHIDVAKLDTRYVAEIKQLMHKYEVQISALAYYPNPLSTNEEEAKVATDHICQVIAAAAELGIGQMNTFIGRDPAKSVDENWPRMLDTWGPLIEFAEQYQVKVGIENCPMLFNDQQWPGGLNLATTPAIWRRLFQDLSSSALGLNYDPSHLVWQQIDYLQPLKEFASRLFHVHAKDTRVDWHALKDAGIYAMPTHFHADKLPGLGDVDWGSFVAMLGNVGYRGPVCVEVEDAAYEGSLDDRYLALKQSSHYLRNFIPRRYSTIPTRK; encoded by the coding sequence ATGATGCAACTTGGTTTTGTTACCGCAATCATCCCGGAAGCAGATCTCGAACAGGTATTCGCTACGGCTGCGGCGTACGATTATGACTGCGTAGAAGTCGCCTGCTGGCCAGCGAAAGGTCCTGGACAAAGCTATGGCGGTACGGCGCATATCGACGTCGCCAAGCTGGATACTCGCTACGTCGCGGAAATTAAGCAACTGATGCACAAGTATGAAGTGCAGATCAGTGCCCTAGCCTACTACCCGAATCCGCTATCCACCAACGAGGAGGAAGCGAAGGTCGCAACAGATCATATCTGCCAGGTGATCGCGGCTGCGGCCGAACTAGGCATTGGGCAGATGAATACTTTCATCGGACGCGATCCAGCCAAGTCGGTCGACGAAAATTGGCCACGCATGCTCGACACATGGGGCCCTCTGATCGAATTCGCTGAGCAGTATCAAGTAAAGGTTGGGATCGAGAATTGTCCCATGTTGTTCAACGATCAACAGTGGCCAGGTGGACTTAATCTGGCAACGACTCCGGCGATCTGGCGTCGCTTGTTTCAAGATCTTTCAAGCTCCGCGTTAGGCTTGAACTACGATCCCTCGCATTTGGTTTGGCAGCAGATCGACTATCTACAACCGCTGAAAGAGTTCGCATCGCGCCTGTTTCATGTCCATGCCAAGGATACTCGAGTTGATTGGCACGCTTTAAAGGATGCCGGTATTTATGCGATGCCGACTCACTTTCACGCCGACAAACTGCCCGGCCTGGGGGACGTCGACTGGGGGAGCTTCGTGGCTATGCTGGGCAACGTTGGCTATCGCGGCCCGGTTTGTGTCGAGGTGGAAGACGCCGCGTACGAAGGATCTCTCGATGACCGTTACCTGGCCTTAAAACAAAGCAGCCATTACTTGCGCAACTTCATTCCACGCCGTTATTCCACGATTCCTACGCGAAAGTAA
- the deoC gene encoding deoxyribose-phosphate aldolase: MKYRYEDLAKMIDHALLHPTLTDAELESGCQAAIAYEVASVCIKPYYVKRAVEILAGSGVAVGTVIGFPHGSNSTEVKRYETEQACRDGAVEIDMVINIGKAMSGDWDFVFHDIQAVCQEAHRHGAKVKVILENDYLGSGGAGLTSDQLKTKLCQICEAAGADWVKTSTGFGFVKQDGGGYGYQGATEHDLKLMRKACSANVQVKASGGVRDLKGLVRVQELGATRCGTSATRAILDAYNADKPIESSPSKSGQLGQGGY, from the coding sequence ATGAAATACCGGTACGAAGATCTGGCCAAGATGATCGACCACGCTCTCTTACATCCCACGCTGACTGATGCCGAGCTTGAGTCGGGCTGCCAGGCTGCGATCGCTTATGAAGTCGCTTCTGTCTGCATCAAACCCTACTATGTCAAACGTGCCGTGGAAATCTTAGCCGGCAGCGGCGTCGCAGTTGGAACCGTAATCGGTTTTCCCCATGGAAGTAACAGCACTGAAGTTAAACGATACGAGACCGAACAGGCGTGTCGTGACGGGGCTGTCGAAATCGACATGGTGATCAACATTGGTAAGGCAATGAGCGGCGATTGGGACTTCGTGTTTCACGATATCCAAGCGGTCTGTCAGGAAGCCCACCGCCATGGTGCGAAGGTAAAAGTCATCCTCGAGAACGACTACCTGGGCAGCGGCGGAGCTGGCCTAACGAGCGATCAACTAAAAACCAAGCTTTGCCAAATCTGCGAAGCGGCAGGCGCCGACTGGGTGAAAACCTCCACAGGCTTCGGCTTCGTCAAGCAAGATGGTGGGGGCTACGGCTATCAGGGTGCTACGGAACACGATCTCAAGTTAATGCGAAAAGCTTGTTCCGCGAACGTTCAAGTGAAAGCATCCGGCGGTGTGCGTGACTTAAAGGGTCTGGTCCGCGTGCAAGAACTTGGAGCAACGCGTTGTGGTACGAGCGCGACCCGGGCAATCCTAGATGCCTACAACGCTGATAAGCCGATCGAATCGAGTCCCAGCAAAAGCGGGCAACTGGGGCAAGGCGGCTATTAA
- a CDS encoding cytochrome-c peroxidase, with translation MRRFALLPVMILLLAATEKLPAQSTYISDVPVGIDWIVVPDGNPMSPEKIELGKQLFFDKRLSGDQSVSCSTCHDPDKGWADDRRFSQGVRGALTSRNVPSIVNVGLHRTFFWDGRAASLEEQALFPLENPAEMDIRLEQLEERLRGITGYRHQFEAIFSDGITAENIARALASFQRTILAGETPYDQFRGGHADALDGEIGQGSGIFFGKAHCGNCHIAKIYTDHQFHNIGTGLDTGTQDRGLATLTGREEDVGKFRTPLLRDLARTAPYFHDGSKATLEEVVDFYNEGGGKNPRLDKHIVPLKLTDDEKKALITFLREGLRSRDYPRIKRPKLPE, from the coding sequence ATGCGTCGATTCGCCCTACTCCCCGTGATGATTCTGCTATTGGCTGCTACTGAAAAGTTGCCTGCCCAGTCGACTTATATCAGCGACGTACCGGTGGGGATCGATTGGATCGTCGTCCCAGATGGCAATCCAATGTCGCCCGAGAAAATCGAACTCGGCAAGCAACTATTTTTTGACAAGCGACTCTCTGGCGATCAATCGGTAAGTTGCTCGACTTGCCACGACCCCGACAAAGGCTGGGCAGATGATCGCAGATTCAGCCAAGGCGTGCGTGGTGCGTTAACTTCACGAAACGTTCCGAGTATCGTAAACGTGGGTCTCCATCGCACCTTTTTCTGGGATGGACGCGCGGCGTCGCTCGAAGAGCAAGCGTTGTTTCCCCTGGAAAACCCGGCTGAAATGGATATTCGCCTTGAACAGTTAGAAGAACGGCTGCGCGGTATCACCGGCTATCGGCATCAATTCGAAGCGATTTTCTCAGACGGCATAACTGCAGAGAACATCGCAAGGGCATTGGCTTCTTTTCAGCGGACGATTCTGGCCGGCGAAACTCCTTACGATCAGTTCCGGGGTGGCCACGCAGATGCCCTTGATGGCGAAATCGGTCAAGGTAGCGGCATCTTCTTTGGAAAAGCCCACTGCGGCAACTGCCACATCGCCAAAATCTACACGGACCACCAATTCCATAATATCGGCACCGGTCTCGACACGGGTACACAAGATCGTGGCCTGGCCACGCTTACCGGACGGGAAGAGGACGTCGGAAAATTTCGTACTCCCCTGCTCCGCGACTTGGCGCGAACGGCCCCCTACTTTCACGATGGCAGCAAGGCAACGCTAGAAGAAGTGGTCGACTTCTACAACGAAGGAGGCGGCAAGAATCCGCGACTCGATAAGCACATCGTGCCACTGAAATTGACCGACGACGAGAAGAAGGCCTTAATCACCTTCTTACGAGAAGGACTTCGTAGCCGCGATTACCCGCGAATCAAACGCCCGAAGTTGCCGGAATAG
- a CDS encoding YeiH family protein produces MTDDPAPESTSDTVEILPPPPGLSEDIIAIIAGVVLLVLCFALTMGMGERQVEGEGDNQEVTAIVNPLKTWVGKPGGWDRNPVDSFLGGGEKPKPTWQGTLGVMLILAVFLSLLAPLMRPAANPGHFLVGFLILFALATLSYVLAGQSFIKSYNLEYALWALIVGLAIGNTIGKQAFGAFGEAAIRTEMYIKTGLVLLGAEVLFNKLMTLGQPGILIAWVVTPIVLITTFWFGQRVLKMKSASLNMTISADMSVCGVSAAIATAAACKAKKEELSVAIGLSLCFTAGMMVVMPALIKAMGLDEVVGGAWIGGTIDATGAVAVAGGLLGDRALEVAATVKMIQNILIGVIAFGVAVYWTTRHESEDGAKPKVDISEIWKRFPKFVLGFIGASIIASLIYAYADQGDLLVSGTTAVTKGLRGWLFCLAFVCIGIDMNFRQLSSQFHGGKPLILYICGQTLNLILTLIMAYLAFKVFFPGSESAIP; encoded by the coding sequence ATGACTGACGATCCCGCACCAGAATCGACCTCCGATACTGTTGAAATTTTACCACCTCCACCAGGTCTTTCTGAAGACATCATCGCCATTATCGCTGGCGTGGTCCTTTTGGTACTCTGCTTTGCATTGACCATGGGAATGGGGGAGCGGCAAGTTGAAGGGGAAGGTGATAACCAAGAGGTTACCGCGATTGTAAACCCATTGAAGACTTGGGTTGGTAAACCGGGCGGATGGGATCGCAATCCAGTCGATTCTTTCCTGGGTGGCGGCGAAAAGCCAAAGCCAACCTGGCAAGGGACACTTGGGGTGATGTTGATTCTGGCCGTCTTCCTCTCGCTACTTGCTCCGCTGATGCGGCCTGCAGCGAATCCAGGTCACTTCTTAGTCGGCTTCCTCATCTTGTTTGCCTTAGCCACACTCTCTTACGTTTTGGCAGGGCAATCGTTTATTAAGAGTTACAACCTCGAATACGCTTTGTGGGCGCTTATCGTTGGTTTGGCGATCGGTAACACCATCGGCAAGCAGGCATTCGGCGCATTCGGCGAAGCAGCCATTCGGACAGAGATGTACATCAAGACTGGCTTGGTTCTGCTGGGGGCCGAGGTGCTTTTCAACAAGCTGATGACGCTTGGCCAGCCAGGTATATTGATTGCTTGGGTGGTCACGCCGATCGTGTTGATCACGACGTTCTGGTTTGGTCAGCGTGTCTTAAAGATGAAATCGGCCTCGCTCAACATGACGATATCAGCCGATATGTCGGTGTGTGGTGTCTCTGCAGCGATTGCCACAGCCGCAGCCTGTAAAGCGAAGAAGGAAGAACTTTCGGTCGCGATTGGGCTTTCGCTCTGCTTCACGGCCGGGATGATGGTCGTGATGCCAGCCCTGATCAAAGCGATGGGGCTCGACGAAGTTGTGGGTGGGGCTTGGATCGGTGGAACGATTGATGCCACCGGAGCGGTTGCCGTCGCAGGTGGCTTGCTAGGGGATCGAGCTTTAGAAGTTGCCGCGACCGTCAAGATGATTCAGAACATTTTGATCGGCGTGATTGCCTTCGGCGTCGCGGTGTACTGGACAACACGGCACGAATCGGAAGACGGTGCAAAGCCGAAAGTTGATATCAGTGAAATCTGGAAACGTTTCCCCAAGTTCGTGCTCGGCTTTATCGGCGCCTCGATCATTGCTTCGCTCATTTATGCCTACGCAGATCAGGGCGACTTGTTAGTTAGTGGCACAACGGCCGTAACCAAAGGGCTTCGCGGTTGGTTGTTCTGCCTGGCGTTTGTCTGCATCGGGATCGATATGAACTTCCGCCAATTGTCGTCGCAGTTCCATGGTGGCAAGCCGTTGATCCTTTACATCTGCGGTCAAACGTTGAACTTGATTCTGACATTGATCATGGCTTACTTGGCATTCAAGGTCTTCTTCCCAGGATCTGAAAGTGCCATTCCATAG
- a CDS encoding App1 family protein, giving the protein MVPDETALSNLKDSERVVLYPTYAYPDVDRGGWVLQVHGSVFEAVPENLPRKVMIRLLARLMGATQEQLETSIFRQRILGFTVHQHSGKKIAVKIGEKVYPLEAKSKKNGQFRGTIFIPDKDVDTIAMTVGATRHVRYAIHSEFDVATPLDGLVRLIDDEGISVISDIDDTVKHTHVSTRKDMLANTFLHEFATVPGMVELYQKWYEQGAAFHYVTSSPWQLFEPLSDLFHQKGLPGGSFHMKSVRFRDPTVLQLFIARRWGKRKAIKQILRTFPKRKFVMVGDSGEKDPETYGVMARRYPDQILKIFIRDLGGKKSNDQRYTKAFRNLPDDKWERFTCASQLQEYDLPQVEDRSSSDD; this is encoded by the coding sequence ATGGTTCCTGATGAGACTGCCCTCAGCAATTTGAAGGATAGTGAGCGCGTTGTGCTCTATCCGACCTACGCCTATCCCGATGTGGATCGCGGCGGGTGGGTGCTGCAGGTTCACGGAAGTGTCTTCGAGGCGGTTCCGGAGAATCTTCCGCGCAAGGTCATGATCCGTCTGCTGGCCCGCTTAATGGGCGCGACCCAGGAACAACTCGAGACGAGCATCTTTCGCCAACGCATCCTCGGCTTTACCGTTCATCAGCACAGCGGCAAGAAAATCGCTGTGAAGATTGGGGAAAAGGTCTATCCTCTCGAAGCCAAGTCGAAGAAGAACGGACAGTTCCGCGGAACAATCTTTATTCCCGATAAAGATGTCGACACGATCGCCATGACAGTCGGAGCCACGCGTCACGTGCGCTATGCGATTCACTCCGAATTCGACGTCGCCACGCCCCTGGATGGCTTGGTCCGCTTGATCGACGACGAGGGGATTTCAGTCATCTCAGACATCGACGACACGGTCAAGCATACGCATGTGTCGACTCGTAAAGACATGTTGGCCAATACGTTCCTACACGAGTTTGCCACTGTGCCTGGCATGGTCGAGCTTTACCAGAAGTGGTACGAGCAGGGCGCGGCGTTTCACTATGTTACCAGCAGCCCTTGGCAGTTGTTCGAGCCTCTCTCGGACTTGTTTCACCAAAAAGGTCTGCCTGGCGGCTCGTTTCACATGAAGAGTGTTCGTTTTCGCGATCCCACCGTGCTGCAGCTTTTTATTGCTCGGCGGTGGGGAAAGCGCAAAGCGATCAAGCAGATCTTGCGCACCTTCCCAAAACGAAAGTTCGTCATGGTGGGTGATTCGGGCGAAAAAGATCCCGAAACGTACGGCGTGATGGCGCGGAGATACCCTGATCAGATTCTGAAGATCTTCATTCGCGATCTAGGCGGCAAAAAGTCGAACGATCAGCGATACACGAAAGCATTCCGCAACTTGCCCGATGACAAGTGGGAACGGTTTACGTGCGCATCGCAGCTACAAGAGTACGACCTGCCCCAAGTCGAAGATCGGTCGTCCTCAGACGACTAA
- a CDS encoding tetratricopeptide repeat protein, translated as MHRNDWDNATKYLAEAKQYSPYDVQARMHYAETLWKTDKREEAIQEMEEMLPLANDDPAIHTRLGRMYLDSGEPTEAHIAANRAIECDPKYAEAWKLQGDLALIRNDLASAKLSYIRAANNGEIMDREVQLRLASTYRRLGQPGQSLACISQVHQAEFGQRLPPDVGIEQALAYRDLGRNVEAADCLAELAESNELSEELLFAWAECEVAAGRLARAEFAVNSVLQVNPQHGAALQLVGRLPVYRQQAQNAWRR; from the coding sequence ATGCACCGTAACGATTGGGATAATGCCACCAAGTATCTGGCCGAGGCCAAGCAGTACAGCCCCTACGATGTCCAGGCTCGAATGCATTACGCCGAGACTCTGTGGAAGACGGACAAACGCGAAGAAGCGATCCAAGAAATGGAAGAGATGCTTCCCCTGGCGAATGACGATCCGGCAATTCATACCCGTTTGGGACGGATGTATCTCGATTCAGGGGAGCCGACCGAAGCACACATCGCGGCCAACCGAGCAATTGAATGCGATCCCAAATACGCTGAGGCTTGGAAACTACAGGGCGACTTGGCTTTAATAAGGAACGATCTGGCTTCGGCTAAACTCTCCTATATCCGCGCAGCCAACAACGGCGAGATCATGGATCGCGAGGTGCAGCTTCGTCTTGCATCGACCTATCGCCGCTTGGGACAGCCTGGCCAATCGTTGGCTTGTATTTCTCAGGTGCATCAGGCGGAGTTCGGTCAGCGATTGCCGCCTGACGTTGGTATCGAGCAGGCGCTCGCCTATCGTGACCTGGGAAGGAATGTCGAAGCTGCCGACTGCTTGGCTGAGCTGGCCGAATCCAATGAGCTTTCGGAAGAGTTGCTCTTTGCCTGGGCTGAGTGTGAGGTCGCCGCAGGACGGCTGGCTCGCGCCGAATTCGCGGTGAACTCAGTTTTGCAGGTTAATCCACAACATGGTGCCGCTTTGCAGCTAGTCGGCAGGCTACCTGTTTACCGTCAGCAAGCCCAGAATGCATGGCGGCGCTAA
- a CDS encoding winged helix-turn-helix domain-containing protein: MSTSTDLHEETIQKIGECSGQVWGYLSTEGPATITKLTKEVGEKKDLVLQAVGWLARENKLYFFEKGRNKLIGLIDHVPPTE, encoded by the coding sequence ATGTCGACATCCACGGATCTCCACGAAGAAACCATCCAAAAGATTGGCGAATGCTCCGGTCAGGTGTGGGGATACCTTTCAACCGAAGGTCCTGCCACAATCACGAAATTGACTAAGGAAGTCGGCGAGAAGAAGGACCTCGTCCTGCAGGCCGTCGGCTGGCTCGCTCGCGAGAACAAGCTGTACTTCTTCGAGAAAGGGCGCAATAAACTGATCGGTTTAATCGATCATGTCCCGCCCACGGAATGA